One genomic window of Leptospira paudalimensis includes the following:
- a CDS encoding ABC transporter ATP-binding protein has protein sequence MKEKPIIRVEHLTTGYGHSVIMEDISFDVYKGEIFGILGGSGCGKSTVLKNMIGLTKPFSGRIWIDEDDIVLAEGKQKVAIWNRIGVMYQQSALFGSMSLLENVRLPLEEFTNLPLPIMNEIVMTKLKMVGLFPFAHLSPSELSGGMKKRAAIARAMAMDPEIIFLDEPSAGLDPITSVELDYLIIRLSRSLGVTFVIVTHELPSVFTMADRVIVLDKSKKGIIAEGKPKDLKEKSKDPFVRQFFNRIPQESAPL, from the coding sequence ATGAAAGAGAAACCAATCATTCGTGTCGAACACCTAACAACTGGATATGGCCACTCTGTGATCATGGAAGATATTTCTTTTGATGTTTATAAAGGGGAAATCTTTGGGATACTAGGTGGATCTGGTTGTGGAAAATCAACTGTGCTTAAGAACATGATTGGTTTAACCAAACCTTTTAGTGGAAGGATTTGGATCGATGAGGATGACATCGTTCTTGCAGAAGGCAAACAAAAAGTCGCAATCTGGAACCGAATCGGTGTGATGTACCAACAAAGTGCATTGTTTGGTTCCATGTCTCTATTAGAAAATGTGCGACTGCCATTGGAAGAATTTACAAACTTACCATTACCCATCATGAATGAGATTGTCATGACTAAATTGAAAATGGTAGGTTTGTTTCCATTTGCTCATTTGAGTCCGTCTGAATTATCAGGGGGAATGAAAAAACGAGCTGCCATTGCGAGGGCTATGGCGATGGATCCTGAAATTATTTTTTTAGACGAACCAAGTGCTGGCCTTGATCCCATTACCAGTGTCGAACTGGATTATTTAATCATCCGTTTGTCGAGATCCTTAGGAGTTACTTTTGTGATCGTTACACATGAATTACCATCAGTGTTTACAATGGCTGATCGTGTGATTGTGTTAGATAAATCTAAAAAAGGAATTATCGCCGAAGGAAAACCGAAAGACTTAAAAGAAAAATCAAAAGATCCTTTTGTAAGACAATTTTTCAATCGAATCCCACAGGAGAGTGCTCCCTTATGA
- a CDS encoding MlaE family ABC transporter permease, which produces MESNQRQSLFLWEGNTLEIHLPEIFNTKEVSKDWVTFLDSITKNTPRNISIFAQKLKESDSSGISFLKLVRTECESKKIQFTLHGLDEKFQYRLNITNDDSKKYQEQFAIALRKSEQIGKLTIDSLLEFKYLITFTGELTVSFWRSFLHPSKIRWKDSFRVAESMGVNAFPIIAMIGFLLGLIMSFQSAIPMRKFGAEIFVANLVGLSLFRELGPLMTAFILSGRSGSAFAAELGTMKVSEEIDALTTMGLPPVQFLIIPRLVASLIVTPLLTIVFNLFGLIGGAVVLVSFGFPLITFVNQVNIAVGLSDILGGLLKSYFFGMIIASIGCYRGLKTASGAGAVGESTTSAVVGSIILVSILDGIFSVLYFYLRI; this is translated from the coding sequence GTGGAATCTAACCAAAGACAATCTTTATTTTTGTGGGAAGGAAATACCTTAGAAATTCACTTACCCGAAATCTTTAATACAAAAGAAGTTTCAAAAGATTGGGTTACTTTTTTAGACAGTATCACCAAAAACACTCCCAGAAATATCTCAATATTTGCTCAAAAATTAAAGGAATCTGACTCATCTGGGATATCATTTTTAAAATTAGTAAGAACAGAATGTGAATCTAAAAAAATTCAGTTCACCTTGCATGGGTTAGATGAAAAATTTCAATACCGACTCAACATCACGAATGATGATAGTAAAAAATACCAGGAACAATTTGCAATTGCCCTTCGCAAATCAGAACAAATTGGAAAACTTACCATCGATTCCTTATTGGAATTCAAATATTTAATCACATTTACTGGTGAACTTACTGTTTCCTTTTGGCGTTCTTTTTTACACCCGTCCAAAATCCGATGGAAAGATAGTTTCCGTGTAGCGGAATCCATGGGAGTCAATGCGTTTCCCATCATCGCAATGATTGGATTTTTATTGGGACTCATCATGTCTTTCCAATCTGCCATTCCGATGAGAAAATTTGGAGCTGAGATCTTTGTGGCAAACTTAGTGGGATTGTCTTTATTCCGTGAACTAGGCCCCCTCATGACCGCATTTATTCTATCGGGAAGGTCTGGATCTGCTTTTGCTGCAGAACTTGGAACAATGAAAGTATCAGAAGAGATTGATGCATTGACAACAATGGGTCTTCCCCCCGTACAATTTCTCATCATCCCACGTCTTGTTGCCTCTCTCATCGTCACACCTCTTCTTACCATTGTCTTTAATTTATTTGGTCTCATTGGTGGAGCAGTTGTGCTTGTGAGTTTTGGATTCCCTCTCATTACGTTTGTAAACCAAGTGAACATTGCTGTTGGGCTTTCCGATATTTTAGGAGGACTCTTAAAATCTTATTTTTTTGGAATGATCATCGCTTCCATCGGTTGTTACCGAGGGTTAAAAACAGCATCAGGAGCTGGAGCTGTCGGTGAATCCACCACATCAGCAGTGGTAGGTTCGATCATATTAGTTTCCATCTTAGATGGAATTTTTTCCGTCTTATATTTTTACTTACGCATATGA
- a CDS encoding helix-turn-helix domain-containing protein: MIQLIAFSAGLSFLFAIGEFLRTNASRQTKVQGLLFLFVAFFQTHTYLASTELYQIYPHFYLVHLPFTASIGSLLKQYFSELWNENPDKNRFSLWELTPAIFVFILMFPFYLSSAETKITIHNSYLQNGVPLKFQLIILLAVLPIFYSTYYVFSHMVHYVRWESFKKSAHLRLVGLVVGFGALVSAIGVYTLFFHAKHGLEIVSFFLSCLIISIYLLRQKSPELWGEVQRIVIEEKKYQTSQLGSFNLEDLHNRLNFLMETKKVYLDETINLEKLAKHMSLSEHQLSEFLNSYVKKSFFHLVNHYRINEAKSLFANHPEKNILTIAYEVGFPSKSTFYDAFKREIGQSPSEYRKNLKK; the protein is encoded by the coding sequence ATGATCCAACTGATTGCATTTTCAGCAGGTTTATCCTTCCTATTTGCCATTGGCGAATTCCTTAGGACAAATGCGAGTCGGCAGACCAAAGTCCAAGGATTGTTATTTTTATTTGTCGCCTTTTTCCAAACTCATACCTATTTAGCAAGCACCGAACTGTATCAAATCTATCCACATTTTTATTTGGTTCATTTACCGTTCACTGCAAGTATAGGTTCCTTATTAAAACAATATTTTTCGGAACTTTGGAATGAGAACCCAGATAAAAACCGATTTTCCTTATGGGAATTGACTCCTGCAATTTTTGTTTTTATACTGATGTTTCCATTTTACCTTTCTTCTGCTGAAACTAAAATTACAATTCACAATTCTTATTTGCAAAATGGAGTACCTCTTAAATTCCAACTGATCATCCTACTTGCTGTGTTACCTATTTTTTATTCTACTTACTATGTTTTTTCCCATATGGTTCATTACGTTCGTTGGGAATCATTCAAAAAATCAGCTCATCTCCGTTTGGTGGGACTCGTTGTTGGGTTTGGTGCTTTGGTGAGTGCAATTGGAGTCTATACTTTATTTTTCCATGCAAAACATGGATTGGAAATCGTGTCTTTTTTCTTATCTTGCCTAATCATCAGTATTTACCTATTGCGACAAAAAAGTCCTGAACTTTGGGGTGAGGTTCAAAGGATTGTCATTGAAGAAAAAAAATACCAAACATCCCAATTGGGATCTTTTAACTTAGAAGACCTTCACAATCGTTTGAATTTCCTCATGGAAACAAAAAAAGTATATTTAGATGAAACGATAAATTTGGAAAAATTGGCAAAACATATGAGTCTGTCTGAACACCAACTTTCCGAATTTCTAAATTCTTATGTGAAAAAAAGTTTTTTCCACTTAGTCAATCATTACCGGATCAACGAAGCAAAATCGTTATTTGCAAACCATCCAGAAAAGAACATTCTCACAATTGCATATGAAGTAGGATTCCCTTCCAAATCAACATTCTATGATGCCTTCAAACGTGAGATTGGGCAAAGTCCGAGTGAATACCGTAAGAATCTAAAAAAATAA
- a CDS encoding sterol desaturase family protein has translation MFGGPVQCELVLDCVTKIGFMQGILNFIRYYPIAGLAFLLFYVWRKDFFETYRIQKLYPKAEKVWKEFRQSAVTLIVFTMVAVTNITLMKAKIVPSGVYFGSVSGVWEISYLFISFFFITVWHETWFYWMHRFAHLKKVYPHVHSEHHQSVNPSPLAAYRFQATEAFLEAIYIVPFVMFVPVHFYVVLFHTFYAMILNIWWHLGYEFFPKGWASHPITKWINSSTHHNLHHQKFHGNYSLYFNVWDRVMGTNFPYYEEYFEQVVAEREKKQSERERKGKIKAESGLVVS, from the coding sequence ATGTTTGGTGGTCCCGTTCAGTGTGAATTGGTTCTTGATTGTGTAACCAAAATTGGGTTTATGCAGGGCATTTTAAATTTTATTCGTTATTATCCCATTGCAGGATTGGCTTTTCTACTATTCTATGTTTGGCGAAAGGATTTTTTTGAAACGTATCGAATCCAAAAACTTTACCCAAAAGCAGAAAAAGTTTGGAAAGAGTTTCGCCAATCTGCTGTCACTCTCATTGTCTTCACCATGGTGGCTGTGACAAACATCACACTGATGAAAGCAAAAATAGTTCCAAGTGGAGTGTACTTTGGATCGGTTTCAGGTGTATGGGAAATCAGTTATCTTTTTATCAGTTTTTTCTTCATCACGGTTTGGCATGAGACATGGTTCTATTGGATGCACAGATTTGCTCATTTGAAAAAAGTATACCCACATGTGCATTCGGAACACCACCAATCTGTGAACCCATCTCCTTTGGCTGCTTACAGGTTCCAAGCAACAGAAGCATTTTTAGAAGCAATTTATATTGTCCCTTTTGTGATGTTTGTGCCGGTTCATTTTTATGTAGTTCTGTTCCACACTTTTTATGCGATGATCCTCAACATTTGGTGGCACCTTGGGTATGAATTTTTTCCCAAAGGTTGGGCCTCACACCCGATCACAAAATGGATCAATAGTTCCACTCACCACAACCTCCACCACCAAAAGTTCCATGGAAATTACTCATTGTATTTCAATGTATGGGACCGAGTGATGGGAACCAACTTTCCTTATTACGAAGAGTACTTCGAACAAGTGGTAGCTGAGAGGGAAAAAAAGCAGAGTGAAAGAGAAAGGAAAGGGAAAATCAAAGCGGAATCAGGGTTAGTTGTCTCTTAA
- the flgB gene encoding flagellar basal body rod protein FlgB, with product MFEATHFMKTQDLLERGLGAATQRRKVISDNIANADVPNFKRSEVVFESMLKRAIESEKIEKDKAVPTKITNDRHIEFFKPLDYRDAKPKTNLDYLTTMRPDGNNVDIEKEVVESNQNQMSYNIMIDRLNQNNRLLNIVMRTN from the coding sequence ATGTTTGAAGCAACACATTTCATGAAAACTCAAGACCTATTGGAACGAGGGCTTGGCGCGGCGACACAAAGACGAAAGGTGATCTCCGATAACATTGCCAATGCGGATGTTCCTAATTTCAAACGATCCGAAGTTGTGTTTGAATCCATGTTAAAACGTGCGATTGAATCTGAAAAAATTGAAAAAGACAAAGCAGTTCCAACGAAAATCACAAACGACCGTCATATAGAATTTTTTAAACCTCTCGACTACCGCGATGCCAAACCAAAAACCAATTTGGATTACCTCACCACGATGAGGCCAGATGGAAACAATGTGGACATCGAAAAGGAAGTAGTTGAGTCCAACCAAAACCAAATGAGTTATAATATCATGATTGATCGGTTAAACCAAAACAACCGTTTGCTTAACATTGTGATGAGAACCAATTAA
- the flgC gene encoding flagellar basal body rod protein FlgC, translating to MGMFDSINISATGLSAQRLRMDVISNNIANSTTTRNTNGDGPFRRDRVILTPINLRTQWKSPVYPFGVAPGEGKGVKVMKIEKDMSPLRLTYDPTHPDAIQTGPKKGYVELPNINIVTEMTDMISASRSYEANVQLINGSKAMMNKAMEIGRA from the coding sequence ATGGGTATGTTTGATTCGATTAATATTTCTGCCACAGGTCTTTCTGCACAAAGACTCCGAATGGATGTGATCTCCAATAACATTGCTAACTCCACAACAACGAGAAATACCAATGGAGATGGCCCTTTTCGACGTGACCGCGTCATCCTAACACCGATTAACCTCCGCACCCAATGGAAAAGCCCTGTGTATCCATTTGGAGTGGCGCCTGGTGAAGGGAAAGGGGTAAAGGTGATGAAAATTGAGAAGGACATGAGCCCTCTTCGTTTGACTTACGACCCTACTCACCCTGATGCCATCCAAACAGGACCAAAAAAAGGATACGTGGAACTGCCGAATATCAACATCGTCACAGAAATGACGGATATGATCTCTGCTTCCCGTTCTTACGAGGCCAATGTCCAACTCATCAATGGTTCCAAAGCCATGATGAACAAAGCCATGGAGATCGGCAGGGCTTAA
- the fliE gene encoding flagellar hook-basal body complex protein FliE, with product MSIDRITSLSSQTYKPHSLLPQGDKVGILRSDDRHYGKTNEAKSPDEVAGTFADALKKAFEQVNDQQVEADELTQKIVFDPNSVELHDVMIAAEKARISLTFAKTMSDGFVRAYRELTTLR from the coding sequence ATGTCCATTGACCGCATCACATCACTTTCCTCCCAAACATACAAACCACATTCCCTTCTCCCCCAAGGAGACAAAGTGGGTATCCTTCGTTCAGATGACCGCCATTATGGAAAAACCAATGAAGCCAAATCTCCTGACGAAGTGGCGGGCACATTTGCAGATGCTTTGAAAAAAGCCTTTGAGCAAGTGAATGACCAGCAAGTGGAAGCAGACGAACTCACTCAAAAAATCGTGTTTGATCCAAACTCAGTGGAACTCCATGACGTGATGATTGCCGCAGAAAAAGCAAGGATCTCTCTTACTTTCGCCAAAACCATGTCAGACGGATTTGTAAGAGCTTACAGAGAACTCACTACGTTACGATAA
- a CDS encoding MBL fold metallo-hydrolase, with product MGTFTTIDTEYADLKQVASAYLIEEEGHGIVVETNTTHAIPKILSVMDKQKVSPSNLDYIIVTHVHLDHAGGAWALLESCPNAVLLAHPKTAKHLIDPSLLIKSATSVYGKENFHKLYGEIKPIPKERVRVMEDGEFLDWKGHSFEFIYTKGHANHHFCIYDKKLNGVFTGDSFGISYPHLENGKSFIFPTTTPTDFDAKEAIHSIDLILGTGASVCYLTHFGEIQNLKQCAEDLKIGLHLCQNAILELKQVPKENRLPFMEKQVEMMIQSLANRNSVTLTEKDWSLLRLDVNLNAQGLVYAFERNEKK from the coding sequence ATGGGCACTTTTACCACCATTGATACAGAATACGCTGATCTAAAACAAGTTGCTTCTGCTTATCTCATCGAAGAAGAAGGGCATGGGATTGTTGTTGAAACCAATACAACCCATGCGATTCCAAAAATCCTTTCTGTGATGGACAAACAAAAAGTCAGTCCATCAAACTTAGATTATATCATTGTCACACATGTCCATTTGGACCATGCGGGTGGGGCTTGGGCACTACTTGAATCTTGTCCAAATGCAGTGTTACTGGCACATCCCAAAACTGCTAAACATTTGATCGACCCAAGCCTTCTCATCAAAAGTGCAACCTCTGTTTATGGAAAAGAAAATTTTCATAAATTATATGGTGAGATCAAACCCATTCCCAAAGAAAGAGTGCGTGTGATGGAAGATGGTGAATTTTTGGATTGGAAAGGCCATAGTTTCGAGTTCATTTATACCAAGGGTCATGCCAATCACCACTTTTGTATTTATGACAAAAAACTAAATGGTGTTTTTACAGGAGATTCGTTTGGAATCTCTTACCCACACTTGGAAAACGGAAAATCATTTATTTTTCCTACCACAACCCCAACAGACTTTGATGCCAAAGAAGCCATTCATTCCATTGATTTAATTTTAGGAACTGGAGCTAGCGTTTGTTATCTGACACATTTTGGTGAGATCCAAAATCTAAAACAATGCGCCGAAGATTTAAAAATTGGCTTACATCTCTGCCAGAATGCCATCCTCGAACTCAAACAAGTGCCAAAAGAAAATCGACTTCCCTTTATGGAAAAACAGGTGGAAATGATGATCCAATCTTTGGCCAATCGAAATTCTGTCACCCTCACTGAGAAAGACTGGTCCCTCTTACGATTGGATGTGAATTTGAATGCACAAGGATTGGTATATGCTTTTGAGAGAAATGAAAAGAAGTGA
- a CDS encoding glycerol-3-phosphate dehydrogenase/oxidase: protein MTLKLNRFIETYDGESFDVTIIGGGITGATLAYEVASRGYTVCLLEKKDFGGATSAATGKLIHGGLRYLKQFEIGLVREALKERRNLSNIAPNLVYPYAMVLPKPGFIARLGLFVYDLLSFDKTWTWDKSKKIPNHKYLKREKLLKQNLGDYEDAAYFYDAICLSPERLTLSFLKSAVLYGGKISNYTEVKELLWEGSRVVGVTAMDMITKKEVTIHSQVTINASGPWSQDVLAKSKKTETGFPKQRSEGIYLITKQVTPIMTLFVGDKGHFSFAPWRGHSMIGPTEKSYFGKVEDWKLTRESILEFLDYINQTSHLKEKLTLDDVLFAYGGLRPLAESSDDTYSASRRSELYDHVRDGIDGLITAAGGKYTTSRQFAETIFRSIQKKIKKQSGISISAKQHLYGSHILDIESFIAEAKEKHKRFLPQTIDYLIRHYGLEYETILSIVKVDPNLSTVLNEDGEILAEVVYAIRFEMAKTLSDIFLRRTGLGTLGLLPKESMEKILQVVAKEWGWSKSQIEEETKSIEDRLRLPV from the coding sequence TTGACTCTGAAGTTAAATCGATTCATTGAAACTTATGATGGAGAGTCCTTTGATGTTACCATTATCGGTGGTGGGATTACTGGGGCGACACTCGCTTATGAGGTGGCTAGCCGAGGTTATACTGTTTGTTTATTAGAAAAAAAAGACTTTGGTGGCGCCACTTCTGCCGCAACAGGAAAACTCATCCATGGTGGTCTTCGGTATTTAAAACAATTTGAAATTGGACTTGTCAGAGAAGCATTAAAAGAAAGAAGGAATTTATCAAACATTGCACCTAACTTGGTGTATCCGTATGCCATGGTCCTTCCAAAACCAGGATTCATTGCAAGACTTGGTTTGTTTGTCTACGACCTTTTGTCTTTTGATAAAACTTGGACTTGGGATAAGTCTAAAAAAATTCCGAATCATAAATACCTAAAACGAGAAAAACTCCTCAAACAAAATTTAGGTGATTATGAAGACGCCGCTTATTTTTACGATGCCATTTGCCTAAGTCCAGAACGATTAACTCTTAGTTTTCTGAAATCTGCTGTTTTGTATGGGGGGAAAATATCCAATTATACAGAAGTGAAAGAATTGTTATGGGAAGGAAGTCGTGTAGTAGGTGTGACCGCTATGGACATGATCACAAAAAAGGAAGTTACGATCCATTCCCAAGTTACGATCAATGCATCCGGACCATGGAGCCAAGATGTATTGGCTAAATCAAAAAAAACAGAAACAGGTTTCCCAAAACAACGTTCCGAAGGGATTTACCTCATCACAAAACAAGTTACACCCATTATGACTTTGTTTGTAGGTGACAAAGGTCATTTTAGTTTTGCTCCATGGCGAGGCCATTCTATGATCGGGCCAACAGAAAAGTCTTACTTTGGTAAGGTGGAAGATTGGAAACTCACTAGGGAAAGTATCTTGGAATTTCTTGATTATATCAATCAAACATCTCATTTAAAGGAAAAACTAACACTTGATGATGTTTTATTTGCCTATGGTGGGTTACGGCCACTTGCCGAGTCCAGTGATGATACCTATTCTGCTTCAAGGAGATCAGAATTGTATGACCATGTAAGAGATGGAATTGATGGACTCATCACAGCAGCAGGAGGCAAATACACAACAAGCCGTCAGTTTGCTGAAACGATCTTTCGTTCCATCCAGAAAAAAATAAAAAAACAATCAGGTATAAGTATATCCGCCAAACAACATTTATATGGGAGTCATATCCTCGATATTGAATCTTTTATTGCTGAAGCAAAAGAAAAACACAAAAGATTTTTGCCACAAACGATTGATTACCTCATTCGCCATTATGGTTTAGAATACGAAACAATTTTATCCATTGTGAAAGTGGATCCAAATTTAAGCACAGTTTTAAATGAAGATGGAGAGATCCTTGCTGAAGTTGTGTATGCGATTCGATTTGAAATGGCCAAAACCTTATCTGACATTTTTTTGCGTCGTACGGGGCTTGGAACACTTGGTCTCCTTCCCAAGGAATCTATGGAGAAAATTTTACAAGTTGTTGCCAAGGAATGGGGTTGGTCAAAGTCACAAATTGAAGAAGAAACAAAATCGATTGAAGACAGGTTACGACTTCCCGTTTGA
- a CDS encoding aminoglycoside phosphotransferase family protein, which yields MNSFIELNKENLGVPFAIGRSADLYSLPNNQVLKLFFPAANPKEIEAEYENTLEVSRLQVTKMQCYGKVKVGERLGIIFDRLEGISLTKLPDKNPIELFRIAKTLANLHFQIHQTKTEKLIDIKDILNDCLAAKPLEFLSEEEKKNIREYIKNLPDGESVLHLDFHPENVIVKGKDRIVIDWMTAAKGNPCADVSFTNLLFTDAELWPGTPKLKILFYTLIRKFILSGYLKAYKRLSGITDTDLNRWRLSSLVLRLGLWDIVSERENLKHQIKVWLAKGGNI from the coding sequence ATGAACTCATTTATAGAACTAAACAAAGAAAATTTGGGTGTTCCCTTTGCAATCGGTAGGTCAGCCGATTTATACTCATTACCCAACAACCAAGTCTTAAAACTTTTTTTCCCTGCGGCAAATCCAAAAGAAATTGAAGCTGAATATGAAAACACATTAGAAGTGAGTCGTTTGCAGGTCACAAAAATGCAATGTTATGGAAAGGTAAAAGTCGGAGAACGATTGGGAATTATCTTTGATCGTTTGGAAGGTATCTCTCTCACAAAATTGCCTGACAAAAATCCAATCGAACTTTTCCGCATTGCAAAGACATTAGCGAACTTACACTTCCAAATCCACCAAACAAAAACAGAAAAACTAATAGATATCAAAGATATTTTAAACGATTGTTTGGCGGCAAAACCTTTGGAGTTTCTCAGTGAAGAAGAGAAAAAAAACATTCGTGAATACATCAAAAACTTACCAGATGGAGAATCTGTTCTCCATTTGGATTTTCACCCAGAAAATGTCATCGTAAAGGGTAAGGATCGGATTGTCATCGATTGGATGACTGCTGCAAAAGGGAATCCTTGTGCGGATGTTTCCTTCACGAATCTTTTATTTACAGATGCAGAGTTATGGCCAGGAACTCCAAAACTTAAAATACTTTTTTATACTCTCATTCGAAAGTTCATCTTAAGTGGGTATCTTAAAGCTTACAAACGTTTGAGTGGCATTACCGATACGGATCTAAACCGTTGGAGGTTATCTTCCCTTGTTTTACGACTCGGACTTTGGGACATCGTTAGCGAAAGGGAGAATTTAAAACACCAAATCAAAGTTTGGCTCGCGAAGGGAGGGAACATTTGA
- a CDS encoding xylulokinase gives MDSDCILAYDIGTTGVKTCLFQMTSSLTLLASASKEYPIQLLPNGGAEQNPEDFWQAMRFTTELVLNEAKVSNQNIQGISFCSQMQGLVLVDERFRPVRNVMSYMDQRATKEMKAGIEHGLKVEGINAFKLLVSLWITGAVAASVKDPIWKYKWVEKNEPDNFSKVRWWFDVKEYLIARCTNQAVMTRDSAFATFLYNSRKGKGNWSPFLCKLFGVRKEHLPKLINAEEKVGGLTNEAAEFLGLKTGTPVFGGGGDASLIGVGAGAVSEGDTHIYAGTSGWIGTVTKKRTVDINARIASIVGSREGYYNYFGEQETSGKCLQWVKDHLALDEIDLYLEKKKITDGPDAIYASLFEFMFDSIRDTEPGSQGVIFTPWLHGNRCPFEDPKARGIFFNISLHTGKRILIRAVIEGILFHKRWILELSDTKVPTSKTIRFVGGVARSDFICQMLADITGKTIERVVHPENVGAIGAAAIVALGLGKIKTYEDIKRMIPVDKTWFPNPDLKPVYDKNFSVFKNLYKTNQKHFAILNS, from the coding sequence ATGGATTCAGACTGTATCTTAGCCTATGACATTGGCACCACAGGGGTGAAAACCTGCCTATTTCAGATGACCTCGTCCCTCACTCTTTTGGCATCAGCCTCAAAAGAATACCCCATCCAACTTTTGCCAAATGGAGGAGCCGAACAAAATCCAGAGGATTTTTGGCAGGCAATGCGCTTCACAACAGAACTTGTGTTAAACGAAGCGAAAGTATCCAACCAAAACATCCAAGGCATTTCCTTTTGTTCACAAATGCAAGGCCTAGTGCTTGTAGACGAAAGATTTCGCCCTGTCCGAAATGTGATGAGTTATATGGACCAAAGGGCGACAAAAGAAATGAAAGCAGGGATAGAACATGGATTGAAAGTGGAAGGTATTAACGCGTTTAAACTATTGGTGTCTCTCTGGATTACGGGTGCAGTTGCAGCAAGTGTAAAAGATCCAATTTGGAAATACAAATGGGTGGAAAAAAATGAACCAGATAACTTTAGTAAGGTGAGATGGTGGTTTGATGTCAAAGAATATTTGATCGCTAGGTGTACAAACCAAGCAGTGATGACAAGAGATTCTGCTTTTGCTACATTTTTATATAATTCTAGAAAAGGTAAAGGGAACTGGAGTCCATTCCTTTGTAAGTTATTTGGTGTCCGCAAGGAACATTTGCCAAAACTCATCAATGCCGAAGAAAAAGTGGGAGGACTCACAAACGAAGCAGCAGAGTTTTTAGGACTAAAGACCGGTACACCTGTGTTTGGTGGTGGAGGGGATGCATCTCTCATTGGAGTGGGAGCAGGTGCTGTTTCAGAGGGAGACACCCATATTTACGCAGGGACATCTGGATGGATTGGTACTGTTACAAAAAAAAGGACAGTTGATATCAATGCTAGAATTGCTTCGATTGTCGGAAGTCGTGAAGGGTATTATAATTATTTCGGAGAACAAGAAACATCAGGCAAATGTTTACAATGGGTGAAAGACCATTTGGCATTGGATGAAATCGATTTGTACTTAGAAAAAAAGAAAATCACCGATGGCCCTGATGCCATTTACGCGAGTTTATTTGAGTTTATGTTTGATTCCATAAGAGATACAGAACCTGGTTCGCAGGGTGTGATCTTTACACCTTGGTTACATGGAAATCGATGTCCGTTTGAAGATCCAAAGGCAAGAGGGATCTTTTTTAATATCAGTTTGCATACAGGAAAACGAATTTTGATCCGAGCTGTGATTGAAGGGATATTGTTCCACAAACGATGGATTTTGGAGTTATCCGATACAAAAGTTCCTACTTCAAAAACCATTCGATTTGTGGGAGGAGTTGCTCGTTCAGATTTCATCTGTCAAATGTTAGCTGATATCACAGGGAAAACCATCGAACGTGTTGTCCATCCGGAAAACGTAGGCGCAATTGGAGCAGCAGCAATCGTTGCCTTGGGACTTGGGAAAATCAAAACATACGAGGACATCAAACGAATGATCCCTGTCGATAAAACTTGGTTTCCCAATCCAGATTTAAAACCTGTGTATGATAAAAACTTTTCTGTGTTTAAAAATTTATACAAAACGAATCAAAAACATTTTGCGATTCTCAATTCTTAA